Proteins encoded together in one Pseudomonas arsenicoxydans window:
- a CDS encoding 2-octaprenyl-3-methyl-6-methoxy-1,4-benzoquinol hydroxylase, whose translation MRADLLIVGAGMVGSALALALQDSGLEVLLLDGSPMSVKPFDGQAPFEPRVSALSAASQRILERLGVWDGIANRRSSPYTDMHVWDGSGTGQIHFSAASVHADVLGHIVENRVVQDALLDRLHDCDLGMLANARLEQMRRSGDDWLLTLADGRTLRAPLVIAADGANSAVRRLTGVATREWDYLHHAIVTSVRSSRPHQMTAWQRFTDNGPLAFLPLDRDGQQDWCSIVWSTTPSEAERLMKLDDDAFCLELERAFEGRLGTVQSADPRLCVPLRQRHAKRYVAEGLALIGDAAHTIHPLAGQGVNLGFLDAAVLAEVLLQAAERGERLADVKVLSRYERRRMPHNLALMAAMEGFERLFQADPLPVRWLRNAGLKMVDQMPEAKALFVREALGLIGDLPALAKA comes from the coding sequence ATGCGCGCAGATCTGCTGATTGTCGGGGCCGGAATGGTCGGCAGCGCCTTGGCGCTGGCGTTGCAGGACAGCGGGCTGGAAGTGTTGCTGCTCGATGGCAGCCCGATGAGCGTCAAACCCTTCGACGGGCAAGCGCCGTTCGAGCCGCGGGTGAGCGCCTTGTCGGCTGCCAGCCAACGGATTCTCGAGCGCCTCGGCGTGTGGGACGGCATCGCCAACCGGCGCAGCAGCCCGTACACCGACATGCATGTCTGGGACGGCAGCGGCACCGGACAAATCCATTTCTCGGCTGCCAGCGTGCATGCCGATGTGCTCGGGCATATCGTCGAGAACCGCGTGGTTCAGGACGCCTTGCTCGATCGTTTGCACGACTGCGACCTGGGGATGCTGGCCAATGCGCGACTTGAGCAGATGCGTCGTTCCGGCGATGACTGGCTGCTGACCCTTGCCGATGGCCGTACGTTGCGTGCGCCACTGGTCATTGCGGCCGATGGCGCCAACTCAGCCGTGCGGCGCCTGACGGGCGTGGCAACGCGGGAGTGGGATTATCTGCATCACGCGATCGTCACCAGCGTGCGCAGCTCCAGACCGCATCAAATGACTGCGTGGCAGCGCTTCACGGACAACGGCCCGCTGGCGTTTCTACCGTTGGACCGCGACGGTCAACAGGATTGGTGCTCGATCGTCTGGTCGACCACGCCAAGCGAAGCGGAGCGCTTGATGAAGCTGGACGATGATGCGTTCTGCCTTGAGCTTGAGCGAGCCTTTGAAGGCCGGCTCGGCACGGTCCAAAGCGCCGATCCGCGTCTGTGCGTGCCGCTGCGCCAGCGTCATGCCAAGCGGTACGTGGCCGAGGGCCTGGCATTGATCGGCGACGCCGCCCACACCATCCACCCGCTGGCCGGGCAGGGCGTCAACCTGGGCTTCCTCGATGCCGCCGTCCTCGCCGAAGTGCTGTTGCAGGCGGCAGAACGTGGCGAGCGGTTGGCGGATGTGAAAGTGCTCAGTCGCTATGAGCGTCGGCGCATGCCCCACAACCTGGCGTTGATGGCGGCGATGGAAGGCTTCGAGCGCTTGTTCCAGGCCGATCCGTTGCCGGTTCGCTGGTTGCGTAACGCTGGCTTGAAGATGGTCGATCAAATGCCCGAGGCAAAGGCACTGTTTGTGCGCGAGGCGTTGGGGTTGATCGGGGACTTGCCGGCGCTGGCCAAGGCCTGA
- the ubiH gene encoding 2-octaprenyl-6-methoxyphenyl hydroxylase, whose translation MSRVNLAIIGGGLVGASLALALQAGAKARGWKIVLIEPFAPGHTYQPSYDARSSALSYGAKQIYQRLGVWQEISRRAEPIKQIHVSDRGRFSTARLSAMEEGVPALGYVVENAWLGQCLWQGLDKDVVTWRCPAEVTRMEPLTDGYRLTLNDETTLECDLAVLADGGRSGLREQLGIGIRKRPYNQSALIANITPSEAHNGMAFERFTDDGPMALLPLPENRCALVWTRQGMDAQRLAALDERSFLSELQGVFGYRLGTLKQVGARHLYPLTLIEAEEQVRPHLAILGNAAHSLHPIAGQGFNLSLRDAQALADALLASETAPGDFATLQAYRERQRLDQNLTVGFSDQVTRLFGSTQPLVSLGRNIGLLGLDLLPPAKRWFARQAMGLGTRPDA comes from the coding sequence ATGAGTCGAGTCAATCTGGCGATTATCGGTGGCGGCCTGGTGGGCGCCAGTCTGGCGTTGGCCCTGCAGGCCGGAGCCAAGGCACGCGGCTGGAAGATCGTACTGATCGAACCGTTTGCTCCCGGCCACACTTATCAGCCGAGCTATGACGCCCGTTCTTCGGCGTTGTCCTACGGTGCCAAGCAGATTTATCAACGGTTGGGCGTGTGGCAGGAAATCTCCCGTCGCGCCGAGCCGATCAAGCAGATTCATGTCTCCGACCGTGGACGTTTTTCCACCGCGCGCTTGTCCGCGATGGAAGAAGGCGTTCCGGCGCTAGGTTATGTGGTGGAAAACGCCTGGCTAGGCCAATGCCTCTGGCAAGGCCTGGACAAGGACGTGGTCACTTGGCGTTGCCCGGCAGAAGTGACACGCATGGAGCCGTTGACCGACGGCTATCGCCTGACCCTCAACGACGAAACCACCCTGGAATGCGACCTTGCGGTGTTGGCCGATGGCGGCCGTTCCGGCCTGCGCGAGCAGTTGGGGATCGGCATCAGGAAGCGCCCGTACAACCAGAGCGCCCTGATCGCCAATATCACCCCGAGTGAAGCCCACAACGGCATGGCGTTCGAGCGTTTTACCGACGACGGTCCGATGGCATTGCTGCCGCTGCCGGAAAACCGCTGCGCCCTGGTCTGGACCCGCCAGGGGATGGACGCGCAACGGTTGGCGGCGCTCGATGAGCGCAGCTTTCTCAGTGAGTTGCAGGGCGTGTTCGGTTATCGCCTGGGCACCTTGAAACAGGTGGGCGCGCGGCATCTGTACCCGCTGACGCTGATCGAGGCCGAAGAGCAGGTGCGCCCGCACCTGGCAATTCTTGGCAACGCCGCCCACAGCCTGCACCCGATTGCCGGCCAGGGTTTCAACCTGTCCCTGCGCGATGCCCAGGCATTGGCCGATGCCTTGTTGGCCAGCGAGACAGCCCCCGGCGACTTTGCGACCTTGCAGGCTTACCGCGAGCGCCAGCGTCTGGATCAGAACCTCACGGTGGGTTTCTCCGATCAGGTCACCCGATTGTTTGGCAGCACCCAGCCGCTGGTTTCGCTGGGCCGCAACATCGGCTTGCTCGGCCTCGATCTGCTGCCTCCGGCCAAGCGCTGGTTCGCTCGACAAGCCATGGGGCTGGGTACGCGTCCCGATGCTTAA
- a CDS encoding extracellular solute-binding protein, protein MLAPKRLLTALALTLIGSTAAQAADEVVVYSSRIDELIKPVFDAYTAKTGVQVKFITDKEAPLMQRIKAEGENATADLLLTVDAGNLWQAEQMGILQPFTSKVIDANIPLQYRSSAHAWTGLSLRARTIAYSTDRVKPGELTTYEGLADKNWEGRLCLRTAKKVYNQSLTATMIEVHGADKTEKILKGWVNNLSTDVFSDDIAVLEAINAGQCDVGIVNTYYYGRLHKQKPDLAVKLFWPNQGDRGVHVNLSGIGLTKHAPHPAAAKALVEWMTTPEAQRIFADVNQEFPANPEVQPSTEVASWGKFVADTLPVEIAGKRQAEAIRMMDRAGWN, encoded by the coding sequence ATGTTGGCACCGAAGCGTCTACTGACCGCACTCGCCCTGACCCTGATTGGCAGCACCGCTGCCCAGGCCGCTGACGAGGTGGTGGTTTACTCCTCGCGTATCGACGAGCTGATCAAACCGGTCTTCGATGCCTACACCGCGAAAACCGGTGTGCAGGTGAAGTTCATCACTGACAAGGAAGCGCCGCTGATGCAGCGCATCAAGGCCGAGGGCGAGAACGCCACCGCCGACTTGTTGCTCACCGTTGATGCCGGCAACCTCTGGCAGGCCGAGCAGATGGGTATCCTGCAACCGTTCACCTCCAAGGTGATCGACGCCAACATCCCGCTGCAATACCGATCTTCCGCCCATGCCTGGACCGGCTTGAGCCTGCGCGCGCGGACCATCGCTTATTCCACTGATCGGGTGAAGCCGGGCGAGCTCACGACCTACGAAGGTCTGGCCGACAAGAACTGGGAAGGACGCCTATGCCTGCGCACGGCGAAGAAGGTCTACAACCAGTCCCTGACCGCCACCATGATCGAAGTGCATGGCGCCGACAAAACCGAGAAGATCCTCAAGGGCTGGGTTAACAACCTGTCCACCGACGTCTTCTCCGACGACATCGCGGTACTGGAAGCCATCAATGCGGGCCAGTGCGACGTCGGCATCGTCAACACGTACTACTACGGCCGTCTGCACAAGCAGAAACCTGACTTGGCGGTAAAGCTGTTCTGGCCGAACCAGGGTGATCGTGGCGTGCACGTCAACCTGTCGGGCATCGGCCTGACCAAGCATGCACCGCATCCAGCAGCCGCCAAAGCCTTGGTCGAGTGGATGACCACACCTGAAGCGCAGCGGATCTTCGCTGACGTGAACCAGGAATTCCCGGCCAACCCTGAGGTTCAGCCCTCCACGGAAGTCGCGAGCTGGGGCAAGTTTGTGGCGGATACCTTGCCAGTGGAAATTGCCGGCAAGCGCCAGGCCGAAGCGATTCG
- the pepP gene encoding Xaa-Pro aminopeptidase → MIHIPKSEYSRRRKALMAQMEPNSIAILPAAAVAIRNRDVEHVYRQDSDFQYLSGFPEPQAVIVLMPGREHGEYVLFCRERNAERELWDGLRAGQEGAIRDFGADDAFPITDIDDILPGLIEGRDRVYSAMGSNPEFDRHLMDWINVIRSKAHLGAQPPNEFVALDHLLHDMRLYKSAAEVKVMREAARISAQAHIRAMQASRAGLHEFSLEAELDYEFRKGGAKMPAYGSIVASGRNSCILHYQENDAVLKDGDLVLIDAGCEIDCYASDITRTWPVNGKYSPEQKAIYELVLASQEAAFAEIAPNKHWNQAHEATVRVITAGLVNLGLLQGDVDELIASEAYKAFYMHRAGHWLGMDVHDVGDYKVGGEWRVLEVGMALTVEPGIYISPDNQNVAKKWRGIGVRIEDDVVVTKTGCEILTNGVPKTVAEIEALMAAARAHAA, encoded by the coding sequence ATGATTCATATCCCGAAATCGGAATACAGCCGTCGCCGCAAGGCCTTGATGGCGCAGATGGAACCCAACAGCATTGCCATCCTGCCCGCCGCCGCGGTGGCCATCCGCAACCGCGACGTCGAGCATGTCTACCGCCAGGACAGCGACTTCCAGTACCTCAGCGGTTTCCCCGAGCCTCAAGCCGTCATCGTCCTGATGCCTGGCCGAGAGCACGGCGAATACGTGCTGTTCTGCCGTGAACGCAACGCCGAGCGCGAGTTGTGGGACGGTCTGCGTGCCGGTCAGGAAGGCGCGATCCGCGACTTCGGCGCTGACGACGCGTTCCCGATCACCGACATCGACGACATCCTGCCGGGCCTGATCGAAGGGCGCGACCGGGTGTATTCGGCCATGGGCAGCAACCCGGAATTCGACCGTCACCTGATGGACTGGATCAACGTGATCCGCTCTAAAGCGCACCTCGGCGCGCAGCCACCGAACGAATTCGTTGCCCTGGATCATCTGCTTCACGACATGCGCCTGTATAAATCGGCGGCAGAAGTGAAGGTGATGCGCGAAGCCGCGCGGATATCCGCCCAGGCGCACATCCGCGCCATGCAGGCCAGCCGGGCCGGGCTGCACGAGTTCAGCCTCGAAGCCGAACTCGATTACGAGTTCCGCAAGGGCGGGGCGAAGATGCCGGCGTACGGTTCGATCGTTGCGTCGGGGCGCAACAGCTGCATCCTGCATTACCAGGAGAATGACGCGGTGCTCAAGGATGGCGATCTGGTGCTGATCGATGCCGGTTGCGAGATCGACTGCTATGCCAGCGACATCACCCGCACCTGGCCGGTCAACGGCAAGTATTCACCTGAGCAGAAGGCGATCTACGAGTTGGTGCTGGCGTCCCAGGAAGCCGCATTCGCCGAGATCGCCCCGAACAAACACTGGAATCAGGCGCACGAAGCCACGGTCCGGGTGATTACCGCCGGTCTGGTGAACTTGGGCCTGTTGCAAGGCGACGTCGACGAGCTGATCGCCAGCGAAGCCTATAAAGCATTTTATATGCACCGCGCCGGCCACTGGCTGGGCATGGATGTGCATGACGTCGGCGATTACAAGGTCGGCGGCGAATGGCGCGTGCTGGAAGTCGGCATGGCGCTGACCGTTGAACCGGGGATCTACATCTCTCCGGACAACCAGAACGTAGCGAAGAAATGGCGCGGCATTGGCGTGCGCATCGAGGACGACGTGGTAGTGACCAAAACCGGTTGTGAAATCCTGACCAACGGCGTGCCGAAAACCGTCGCCGAGATCGAGGCCTTGATGGCCGCTGCACGGGCACACGCGGCATGA
- a CDS encoding DUF4442 domain-containing protein — translation MLKWLTDTFGKARLMRWFMTFYPPYLGAGVRVQHISDDFRDIKVSMGLSWYNRNYVGTQFGGSLYSMVDPFFMLMLMENLGHRYIVWDKAADIDFITPGKGPVFARFTIDDTLLDEIRRQTANGEKYLPQLQVDIHDGAGQLVARVGKTLYVRRKPQARQA, via the coding sequence ATGCTTAAGTGGCTGACCGACACGTTCGGCAAAGCGCGGTTGATGCGCTGGTTCATGACCTTCTACCCGCCGTATCTGGGGGCCGGGGTTCGGGTTCAGCACATCAGTGATGATTTTCGGGACATCAAAGTGTCCATGGGCTTGAGCTGGTACAACCGCAATTACGTCGGCACCCAGTTTGGCGGCAGCCTGTATTCGATGGTCGACCCGTTTTTCATGCTGATGCTGATGGAAAACCTCGGGCACCGTTACATCGTCTGGGACAAGGCCGCCGACATCGATTTCATCACGCCGGGCAAAGGCCCGGTATTCGCCCGTTTCACGATCGACGACACCTTGCTCGACGAGATCCGCCGGCAGACGGCCAATGGCGAAAAATACCTGCCGCAATTGCAGGTCGATATTCATGACGGCGCCGGTCAACTGGTGGCGCGTGTCGGAAAAACCCTTTACGTGCGGCGCAAGCCGCAAGCGAGACAGGCTTAA